A stretch of Malus sylvestris chromosome 11, drMalSylv7.2, whole genome shotgun sequence DNA encodes these proteins:
- the LOC126588309 gene encoding uncharacterized protein LOC126588309, which yields MSKEVKNKKANANKINREKKTLLHHSGSRPFSYRMEAIQKWGSKFPEIDVFADVYVRPWDKLTKSLHATMVEKGQLILKESASQLPSDTPIESVDPPEDAGFHILIETLDQTFGRRPGTYCRGMGNARWRES from the exons ATGTCGAAGGAGGTGAAAAAC AAGAAGGCGAATGCGAACAAGATCAATCGGGAGAAGAAgactcttctccaccattcGGGTTCGAGGCCTTTCTCATATAGGATGGAGGCGATTCAGAAG TGGGGTTCAAAATTCCCAGAGATCGACGTCTTTGCTGACGTTTATGTTCGACCTTGGGATAAGTTGACCAAGTCCCTTCat GCAACTATGGTGGAGAAGGGTCAGTTGATCCTTAAGGAGTCCGCCTCCCAACTTCCCTCGGACACGCCGATTGAGTCTGTGGATCCCCCTGAGGATGCAGGGTTTCACATCCTTATAGAGACGTTGGACCAGACATTCGGTCGAAGGCCAGGGACATATTGTCGGGGAATGGGAAATGCCAGGTGGCGGGAGAGTTGA